The following are encoded in a window of Halosolutus halophilus genomic DNA:
- the cbiG gene encoding cobalt-precorrin 5A hydrolase, which produces MSSGTENADTTDDAESDSDGGHCSTPDSDGEVAEEIAIVSFGRKMETAEEIRDEIGDRYEAIEILEYHGDVFEEYWGKYDCFVGLMASGIAMRKTAHLLEDKWDDPAICVVDEELTWAIPITGGHHGANQVARDLATMGAVPAMTTASEAAGKQGVESRAKAMDAHVVNGDSTVKTNLAVLDENLGPVARLDGPKAVLVGDDVTVLKRNEDEGCVLGTGSVSGASKESFIAAWEDALDRTDYDFEDVEFVGTATRKEDEEGLFEAAQELDLGVVAFDKETLLDHEGPTPSKSKELIGWPGVSEASAIAGGAEQELVLEKISYENEVTVAIGR; this is translated from the coding sequence ATGAGTTCAGGAACCGAGAACGCGGATACGACGGACGATGCGGAATCGGACTCCGACGGTGGACACTGTTCCACGCCGGATTCGGACGGCGAAGTCGCCGAGGAGATCGCGATCGTCTCCTTCGGACGGAAGATGGAAACCGCCGAGGAGATCAGGGACGAGATCGGTGATCGCTACGAGGCGATCGAGATCCTCGAGTACCACGGCGACGTCTTCGAGGAGTACTGGGGGAAGTACGACTGTTTCGTCGGCCTGATGGCCTCCGGGATCGCGATGCGAAAGACGGCCCACCTGCTCGAGGACAAGTGGGACGACCCCGCGATCTGCGTCGTCGACGAGGAACTGACGTGGGCCATCCCGATCACGGGCGGCCACCACGGTGCGAACCAGGTCGCACGGGACCTGGCGACGATGGGTGCCGTCCCGGCGATGACCACCGCCTCGGAGGCGGCGGGCAAGCAGGGCGTCGAGTCCCGCGCGAAGGCGATGGACGCCCACGTCGTCAACGGCGACTCGACGGTGAAGACGAACCTCGCCGTCCTCGACGAGAACCTCGGTCCTGTGGCCCGACTCGACGGGCCGAAGGCCGTCCTCGTCGGGGACGACGTGACCGTCCTCAAGCGCAACGAGGACGAGGGGTGCGTCCTCGGTACCGGCAGCGTCTCCGGCGCGAGCAAGGAGTCGTTCATCGCCGCGTGGGAGGATGCACTCGATCGGACCGACTACGACTTCGAGGACGTGGAGTTCGTCGGAACTGCAACCCGGAAGGAAGACGAGGAGGGACTGTTCGAGGCGGCCCAGGAACTCGATCTCGGCGTGGTCGCGTTCGACAAGGAGACCCTGCTCGACCACGAGGGGCCGACGCCCTCCAAATCGAAGGAGTTGATCGGCTGGCCGGGCGTCTCCGAGGCCTCCGCTATCGCGGGCGGGGCCGAACAGGAACTCGTCCTCGAGAAGATCAGCTACGAGAACGAGGTCACGGTGGCGATCGGTCGATGA
- a CDS encoding precorrin-3B C(17)-methyltransferase, whose amino-acid sequence MSGSESESTGPTAGGTPDDHGTLYVVGIGPGLPDHMTAKAKRVIESADVVIASSLYQEFLRDDGTVPSEEATDEDGIATRDDGFEQEIVRSTMGRQIELARAAFDYVREGKDVAHVSGGDPSVYGKSDLIFKMAEEDDATDVPIGIVPGLTAALGGAANVGAPLCNDFCTVSLSDKWRGWDEIEEKLRAAAVSDFVIVLYNCWRNYEKAVEIVREERTDDAYVAIVNDAGREDAGRNGESQFVTTLGEAADHDDRVSGMGTSLIIGNHETETWRNDDRTYLVTPRGGRDVDDF is encoded by the coding sequence ATGAGCGGGAGTGAGAGCGAGTCGACGGGCCCGACGGCCGGCGGCACCCCCGACGACCACGGCACCCTCTACGTCGTCGGCATCGGACCCGGCCTGCCGGACCACATGACCGCGAAAGCAAAGCGGGTCATCGAATCAGCGGACGTCGTTATCGCCTCGAGTCTCTACCAGGAGTTCCTGCGCGACGACGGGACCGTCCCGTCGGAGGAGGCGACCGACGAGGACGGCATCGCGACCCGAGACGACGGCTTCGAACAGGAGATCGTCCGCTCGACGATGGGCCGACAGATCGAACTCGCCCGTGCGGCGTTCGACTACGTCCGCGAAGGGAAGGACGTCGCCCACGTCTCGGGTGGCGATCCCTCGGTCTACGGCAAGTCGGACCTGATCTTCAAGATGGCCGAGGAGGACGACGCGACGGACGTGCCGATCGGGATCGTCCCCGGCCTCACCGCTGCGCTGGGCGGGGCGGCCAACGTCGGCGCGCCGCTGTGCAACGACTTCTGTACGGTCTCGCTGTCGGACAAGTGGCGCGGCTGGGACGAGATCGAGGAGAAACTGCGGGCGGCCGCAGTTTCGGACTTCGTGATCGTCCTCTACAACTGCTGGCGAAACTACGAGAAAGCGGTCGAGATCGTCCGCGAGGAGCGGACCGACGACGCCTACGTGGCCATCGTCAACGACGCCGGACGCGAAGACGCCGGCCGGAACGGCGAGAGCCAATTCGTCACCACCCTCGGCGAGGCCGCCGACCACGACGACAGGGTGTCGGGGATGGGGACCTCGCTGATCATCGGCAACCACGAGACCGAAACCTGGCGCAACGACGATCGAACGTACCTCGTCACCCCGCGCGGCGGGCGCGACGTCGACGATTTCTGA
- the cobJ gene encoding precorrin-3B C(17)-methyltransferase, translating into MSTDTNADADAESTSKCGASSNGESSEASAESSSSKCGAASADDETSNEQEVGATIDDFDAEPGQLTAVGLGPGHPEGMTERAKTALLEADHIVGYTTYIELIPDEITEAADDIYDTPMCGEVSRTEESIDRALAGNDVAIVGSGDPNVYALAGLALEILESKGATASMVDFDVVPGVPAAQSCAARLGAPLVNDTVSVSLSDHLVPMPEIESRLHAVASETFTITIYNPWSRKRRENFEKACEILLTHRDPDTPVGIVHGAGREDEQVMLTELGDLEDLGEHEIVDMTTTIVVGTEDTYVWDDRMVTPRGYETKYEY; encoded by the coding sequence ATGAGCACGGACACCAACGCGGACGCTGACGCCGAATCGACATCCAAATGCGGCGCGTCTTCGAACGGCGAGAGCAGCGAAGCGAGCGCCGAGAGCTCGAGTTCGAAGTGCGGGGCCGCGAGTGCCGACGACGAGACCTCGAACGAGCAGGAGGTCGGCGCGACGATCGACGACTTCGACGCCGAACCCGGCCAGCTAACGGCCGTCGGGCTCGGTCCCGGTCATCCGGAGGGAATGACCGAGCGGGCGAAGACCGCACTGCTCGAGGCCGATCACATCGTCGGCTACACGACTTACATCGAACTGATTCCGGACGAAATCACCGAGGCGGCCGATGACATCTACGACACGCCGATGTGCGGCGAAGTCTCCCGCACGGAGGAGTCGATCGATCGCGCGCTCGCGGGCAACGACGTGGCGATCGTCGGCAGCGGCGACCCCAACGTCTACGCACTCGCGGGCCTCGCGCTCGAGATCCTCGAGTCCAAGGGGGCGACGGCGTCGATGGTCGACTTCGACGTGGTGCCGGGCGTCCCGGCGGCCCAGTCCTGTGCGGCTCGGCTGGGCGCGCCGCTCGTGAACGACACCGTCTCGGTCTCGCTGTCGGACCACCTCGTCCCGATGCCGGAGATCGAGTCGCGCCTCCACGCGGTGGCCAGCGAAACCTTCACCATCACGATCTACAACCCCTGGAGCCGCAAGCGCCGGGAGAACTTCGAGAAGGCCTGCGAGATCCTGCTCACCCACCGCGATCCCGACACGCCGGTCGGCATCGTCCACGGGGCCGGCCGCGAGGACGAGCAGGTGATGCTCACCGAACTCGGCGACCTCGAGGACCTGGGCGAACACGAAATCGTCGACATGACGACGACGATCGTCGTCGGCACCGAGGACACCTACGTCTGGGACGACCGGATGGTCACGCCGCGCGGCTACGAGACGAAGTACGAGTACTAG
- a CDS encoding ferredoxin — protein sequence MPRYEVTIEKEACDGIFACLTRDPRFVEGDDGLATIEPGADPVYDCEGTVTDTDDRVVATFDDDRIDEARQAAAACPTDAIVVEEAGE from the coding sequence ATGCCACGATACGAAGTCACCATCGAGAAGGAGGCCTGCGACGGCATCTTCGCCTGCCTGACCCGCGATCCGCGGTTCGTCGAGGGCGACGACGGTCTCGCGACGATCGAGCCCGGAGCGGATCCGGTCTACGACTGCGAAGGCACGGTCACGGACACCGACGATCGCGTCGTCGCGACGTTCGACGACGATCGGATCGACGAGGCGAGACAGGCCGCGGCGGCCTGTCCGACGGACGCGATCGTCGTCGAGGAGGCGGGCGAATGA
- a CDS encoding LAGLIDADG family homing endonuclease produces MSDVVADGRDREIEVPADPLAGHPATAYFWGHVAGSGEVSSTGIGVVTGDEESAQVLAAIAGGDVEQETTTREYARDTSITRTEDEYTLSIGANEGEDDDPAGLLGRGGGIGLPVDGRGNYRFGAFAEYDRELLRGLFEGCGTICFKSSSGTVGISFVHDDRDLLELVQELIADCPISAPMGDLSETSSGGSWFGIDDDAAPEFGTWLYENCEETGLFAPSRRKLERSLERAESDDP; encoded by the coding sequence ATGAGCGACGTCGTAGCGGACGGGCGTGACCGCGAGATCGAGGTGCCCGCCGACCCGCTCGCGGGCCACCCTGCGACGGCGTACTTCTGGGGTCACGTCGCGGGCAGTGGCGAGGTGTCCAGTACAGGTATCGGCGTCGTCACCGGCGACGAGGAGTCGGCACAGGTACTCGCGGCGATCGCCGGCGGCGACGTCGAGCAAGAGACGACCACTCGCGAGTACGCCCGCGACACATCGATTACTCGCACCGAAGACGAGTACACGCTCTCGATCGGCGCTAATGAGGGCGAGGACGACGACCCCGCCGGACTCCTCGGCCGCGGCGGCGGGATCGGCCTTCCAGTCGACGGACGGGGTAACTACCGCTTCGGGGCCTTCGCCGAGTACGATCGGGAACTGCTCCGGGGCCTGTTCGAGGGCTGTGGAACGATCTGTTTCAAGTCCTCCAGCGGCACTGTGGGAATCTCGTTCGTCCACGACGATCGCGACCTGCTCGAACTCGTCCAGGAGTTGATCGCCGACTGTCCGATTTCGGCCCCGATGGGCGACCTCTCGGAGACCTCCTCGGGTGGCTCCTGGTTCGGCATCGACGACGACGCCGCACCCGAGTTCGGAACGTGGCTGTACGAGAACTGCGAAGAGACCGGCCTGTTCGCACCGAGCCGCCGCAAACTCGAGCGGAGCCTCGAACGGGCCGAGTCTGACGACCCATAG
- a CDS encoding CbiX/SirB N-terminal domain-containing protein codes for MSTPDDTTSTTFDDEAVLLVGHGSRRERSNEQVRELAADLESRLGIPVDAAFLELAEPALDDAFAELATIASQVTVVHCSLFAASHVKNDVPLAIDQARAAHDVEINNGSHLGIHPAIVDLLDDRAAAVERELGVDREADDVAVVLCGRGSSDPDANGDVHKLARLLYEGRDFDRVEASFVGVTEPTLEETLHGLSKHRPDAVVVLPYMLGDGVLTGRVRDWTADFDDGYPYVDALAGDPLGTDSRLLDVFADRWQAARTGSVEMSCDTCKYKVDLEGYEEDVGGARAMLRALAHQEAHADRDDVDDEPHSHDAPANHVAVCTNRTCAEMGSPAVIERLRQAARDSDHCDARIARSSCLGRCGDGPMVAVYPDGIWYGDVGPDDAERIVADHLDRDRIVGDLVDQTL; via the coding sequence ATGAGCACACCCGACGACACCACGTCCACGACGTTCGACGACGAGGCAGTCCTGCTGGTGGGACACGGCTCCCGCAGGGAGAGGTCCAACGAACAGGTACGTGAACTGGCCGCCGACCTCGAGTCGCGCCTGGGAATCCCGGTCGACGCGGCGTTCCTCGAACTCGCGGAACCGGCGCTCGACGATGCGTTCGCCGAACTCGCGACGATCGCCTCGCAAGTCACGGTCGTCCACTGTTCGCTGTTCGCCGCGAGCCACGTCAAGAACGACGTGCCGCTGGCGATCGACCAGGCTCGCGCGGCCCACGACGTCGAGATCAACAACGGCTCGCACCTGGGGATCCACCCCGCGATCGTCGACCTGCTCGACGATCGGGCCGCCGCGGTCGAACGCGAACTCGGCGTCGATCGCGAGGCCGACGACGTCGCGGTCGTCCTCTGCGGGCGCGGGTCGAGCGATCCGGACGCGAACGGGGACGTCCACAAACTGGCTCGCCTGCTGTACGAGGGACGCGACTTCGATCGCGTGGAGGCGTCGTTCGTCGGCGTGACGGAGCCGACGCTCGAGGAGACGCTGCACGGGCTCTCGAAACACCGGCCGGACGCGGTCGTCGTCCTGCCGTACATGCTCGGCGACGGCGTGCTCACCGGGCGCGTCCGCGACTGGACGGCGGACTTCGACGACGGCTATCCGTACGTCGACGCGCTGGCCGGCGATCCGCTCGGGACCGACTCGCGGCTGCTCGACGTCTTCGCCGATCGGTGGCAGGCGGCCCGGACGGGCAGCGTCGAAATGTCCTGTGATACCTGCAAGTACAAAGTCGACCTCGAGGGCTACGAGGAGGACGTCGGCGGCGCACGCGCGATGTTACGCGCGCTCGCCCATCAGGAGGCTCACGCCGATCGGGACGACGTCGACGACGAGCCGCACAGCCACGACGCGCCGGCGAACCACGTCGCGGTGTGTACGAACCGGACCTGCGCCGAGATGGGATCGCCAGCGGTGATCGAACGACTCCGGCAGGCGGCCCGCGACTCCGACCACTGCGACGCCCGCATCGCGCGATCGTCCTGTCTCGGTCGCTGCGGCGACGGGCCGATGGTCGCGGTCTATCCCGACGGGATCTGGTACGGCGACGTCGGCCCCGACGACGCCGAGCGGATCGTCGCCGACCACCTCGATCGCGATCGGATCGTCGGCGATCTCGTCGATCAGACGCTGTAG
- a CDS encoding DUF3209 family protein, protein MSCHEIEALRLGLMTVLGVGDVSTRDHAEKELEGHLEGPIEGLANAESLTEIQRHLDAALVDLEAEVATMDSQDPAYDYTRGRLLEVRNAERTVRRLIVQGESIVDGLGETHDTLHETFPVAE, encoded by the coding sequence ATGAGCTGTCACGAAATCGAAGCGCTACGACTCGGACTGATGACCGTCCTCGGCGTCGGGGACGTTAGCACCCGCGACCACGCGGAGAAGGAACTCGAGGGCCACCTCGAGGGACCGATCGAGGGCCTCGCAAACGCCGAGAGCCTCACCGAGATCCAGCGCCACCTCGACGCGGCGCTGGTCGACCTCGAAGCGGAGGTCGCGACGATGGATAGCCAGGACCCGGCGTACGACTACACCCGCGGCAGATTGCTCGAGGTCCGCAACGCCGAGCGGACGGTCCGGCGACTGATCGTGCAGGGGGAGAGCATCGTCGACGGCCTCGGCGAGACCCACGACACCCTCCACGAAACGTTCCCCGTAGCGGAGTGA
- a CDS encoding PQQ-like beta-propeller repeat protein produces MARSESDTEAGTDRVGEFRRIPLGDVETARSRHMWTRSAVHVTDEVVLAGEWDGTVTAFDAGSLETRWTTVHPDHAVGIATLAGGDGTENVSDADTVVVAGRGDTGAIVAYDAETGSQQWRYDTVDDVGDPIMNTVFYLPYVVAIETAGTGEDARFYAATRRYERDGDDRRWYSTVLAIGVDGTVRWRYETDASPIAIDLDDAGEQLAVGYNRCLGDHDHGLVVLDAATGDPEWSWDPGTPCDRRVGDVSFDGDRIAVASHGDKRGYLLGPGGAEQWRVDLGVETDVDGETLYAYPNHVFANDGRVAFVTGNTYAEESRETENRHPNEHRIAAFDVEGDPAWDDAVRGFVHGLDVGDGTIVAPCAQNFRVRDPETHAVRWFDLETGTGGDGRFDGIATAAAVHDGTVAVIEEPVGYHDEGETRGEYVLHVGPIESN; encoded by the coding sequence ATGGCGAGATCCGAATCCGACACCGAAGCCGGGACCGATCGCGTCGGGGAATTCCGTCGAATCCCCCTCGGCGACGTCGAGACCGCGCGGAGTCGCCACATGTGGACCCGATCGGCCGTCCACGTCACCGACGAGGTCGTCCTCGCGGGGGAGTGGGATGGCACCGTCACCGCGTTCGATGCCGGCTCGCTCGAGACGCGGTGGACGACTGTCCACCCCGATCACGCGGTCGGGATCGCGACGCTCGCTGGCGGGGACGGGACCGAGAACGTGAGCGACGCCGACACGGTCGTCGTCGCCGGTCGCGGTGACACGGGGGCGATCGTGGCCTACGACGCCGAAACCGGGAGCCAGCAGTGGCGCTACGACACCGTCGACGACGTCGGCGACCCGATCATGAATACCGTCTTTTACCTGCCGTACGTCGTCGCGATCGAGACTGCCGGAACGGGCGAGGACGCACGGTTCTACGCCGCGACTCGACGGTACGAACGGGATGGCGATGATCGGCGCTGGTACAGCACCGTCCTCGCGATCGGCGTCGACGGTACCGTTCGCTGGCGGTACGAGACCGACGCGTCCCCGATCGCGATCGATCTCGACGACGCCGGAGAACAGTTGGCTGTCGGCTACAACCGCTGTCTGGGCGACCACGATCACGGGCTGGTCGTCCTCGACGCGGCGACCGGCGACCCCGAGTGGTCGTGGGACCCCGGCACGCCGTGCGATCGGCGCGTCGGTGACGTTTCCTTCGACGGCGATCGGATCGCGGTCGCGAGCCACGGGGACAAGCGCGGCTACCTGCTCGGGCCGGGCGGTGCCGAGCAGTGGCGGGTCGACCTCGGGGTCGAGACGGACGTCGACGGGGAGACGCTGTACGCCTATCCGAACCACGTTTTCGCCAACGACGGCCGCGTCGCGTTCGTGACCGGCAACACCTACGCTGAAGAGAGTCGGGAGACCGAGAACCGGCATCCGAACGAACACCGCATCGCGGCCTTCGACGTCGAGGGGGACCCCGCGTGGGACGACGCGGTCCGCGGCTTCGTCCACGGACTCGACGTCGGCGATGGGACGATCGTCGCGCCCTGCGCGCAGAATTTCCGAGTGCGGGACCCCGAGACTCACGCCGTCCGCTGGTTCGACCTCGAGACGGGAACCGGCGGCGACGGTCGATTCGACGGAATCGCGACCGCGGCCGCCGTCCATGACGGGACGGTCGCGGTCATCGAGGAACCCGTCGGGTACCACGACGAGGGCGAGACGCGCGGCGAGTACGTGCTTCACGTCGGCCCGATCGAAAGTAACTGA
- a CDS encoding DNA primase: MTDGGQAQTEPEADDESEADDEQEAEEVEEETEEEADEAEEETEAAEEEAEEESEESEEETAEEAEEEGEDQAEEEAEEAEEAEEAEEAEEAEEAEEAEEEGEDEPEEAEEEAEEGLDVTGDLVEDDRAEGHADDAETVYEGDDASGVLHLDLDGLFLDLLGLEVNLNPVTLDVSARPGGGNLLGNLLSAVTGLLDGPSAVLDKVTSLLSKPMEFLGSLTDKLKSVLGKPKEWLGSLSEKVKSVLSNLLGKPGAFLRSLFGRGEAEDLEEEAEEEPAEEEEPAEEEEPAEEEAEAEPGRIASAVQWVRSKLSGAAGWLKEKLVGLVPELPIEEVIATIVRSAIRQLLEQLEPESEREEGDTQEQEGAPAEA, translated from the coding sequence ATGACCGACGGAGGGCAGGCACAGACCGAGCCTGAGGCAGACGACGAGAGCGAGGCAGACGACGAACAGGAGGCCGAAGAAGTCGAAGAAGAGACAGAAGAGGAGGCTGATGAAGCTGAAGAGGAGACCGAAGCAGCCGAGGAGGAAGCTGAAGAGGAGAGCGAAGAATCGGAGGAAGAGACTGCGGAGGAAGCCGAAGAAGAGGGAGAAGACCAGGCCGAGGAAGAAGCTGAAGAAGCCGAAGAAGCCGAAGAAGCCGAAGAAGCCGAAGAAGCCGAAGAAGCCGAAGAAGCCGAAGAAGAGGGAGAAGACGAGCCTGAGGAAGCCGAAGAAGAAGCCGAAGAGGGACTTGACGTAACCGGGGACCTCGTCGAAGACGATCGCGCGGAGGGTCACGCCGACGACGCCGAAACCGTGTACGAGGGTGACGACGCCTCCGGCGTTTTGCACCTCGATCTCGACGGTCTGTTCTTGGATCTGCTCGGGCTCGAAGTCAACCTGAACCCGGTCACGCTCGACGTTTCGGCCCGGCCCGGCGGGGGCAATTTACTCGGGAACCTGCTCTCCGCCGTAACAGGGCTACTGGATGGCCCGAGCGCGGTGCTGGACAAGGTAACGTCGCTGCTGAGCAAACCGATGGAGTTCCTCGGATCGCTGACGGACAAACTCAAGTCGGTACTCGGCAAGCCGAAGGAGTGGCTCGGGTCCCTGTCGGAGAAAGTAAAGAGCGTGCTCAGCAACTTGCTCGGGAAACCGGGAGCGTTCCTCAGGAGTCTCTTCGGCCGAGGTGAAGCGGAGGATCTCGAAGAAGAAGCGGAGGAAGAACCGGCCGAGGAGGAAGAACCGGCCGAGGAGGAAGAACCGGCCGAGGAGGAAGCGGAGGCAGAACCTGGACGGATCGCCTCGGCGGTCCAGTGGGTCCGATCGAAACTGTCGGGTGCGGCGGGCTGGCTGAAGGAGAAACTCGTCGGTCTCGTTCCCGAGTTGCCGATCGAGGAGGTCATCGCGACGATCGTTCGCAGCGCGATCCGACAACTCCTCGAGCAACTCGAACCGGAGAGCGAACGCGAGGAAGGGGACACACAGGAGCAAGAGGGCGCACCAGCGGAAGCATAA
- a CDS encoding universal stress protein, translating into MYDAILVATDGSDAAMDATEHAIELATRFDASLSGIAVVETRTAYDNAIVDPDEAERALREQAEESIEAVESAASDAGIPVETTIRSGVPHEEIVAYASERDVDVIVVGAEGRSNLRRALLGSTVDGVVRFADRPVLVVGT; encoded by the coding sequence ATGTACGACGCGATCCTCGTCGCCACTGACGGCAGCGACGCCGCGATGGACGCGACCGAGCACGCGATCGAACTCGCGACCCGGTTCGATGCCTCGCTGTCCGGCATCGCCGTCGTCGAGACCCGGACGGCCTACGACAACGCGATCGTCGATCCCGACGAGGCCGAACGCGCGCTTCGCGAGCAGGCCGAGGAATCGATCGAGGCCGTCGAATCCGCCGCCAGCGACGCCGGAATCCCCGTCGAGACGACGATCCGATCGGGCGTTCCCCACGAGGAGATCGTCGCGTATGCGAGCGAGCGCGACGTCGACGTCATCGTCGTGGGTGCGGAGGGGCGATCGAACCTCAGACGAGCGCTGCTCGGGAGCACCGTCGACGGCGTCGTCAGATTCGCCGATCGGCCGGTCCTCGTCGTCGGAACCTGA
- a CDS encoding universal stress protein translates to MTLLVPFDGSELATNALEKASTFGDLLDEDVVVLTVIPDDADYAVDRGWITQGEPFDSERIAAGIQTRASEVAPEASFRVERVSSDEPTATATTNVVREIRRIAAEVEASVVFIGSENAGSVIAPQSSVGSPVANDHRYDVYVVRHPTAEVDPEEISDVDSTTDPF, encoded by the coding sequence ATGACACTCCTCGTCCCTTTCGACGGATCGGAACTCGCGACGAACGCACTCGAGAAAGCGTCGACCTTCGGCGATCTGCTGGACGAAGACGTCGTCGTGCTGACGGTGATCCCCGACGACGCGGACTACGCCGTGGACCGTGGCTGGATCACCCAGGGTGAACCGTTCGATTCGGAACGGATCGCCGCGGGGATCCAGACGCGTGCCAGCGAGGTCGCACCGGAGGCGTCGTTCCGGGTCGAACGGGTCAGTTCCGACGAACCGACGGCGACGGCGACGACGAACGTCGTTCGGGAGATCCGTCGCATCGCCGCCGAAGTCGAGGCGTCCGTCGTGTTCATCGGGTCGGAGAACGCCGGGTCGGTGATCGCACCGCAGTCGAGCGTCGGAAGCCCGGTCGCGAACGACCACCGCTACGACGTCTACGTCGTTCGCCACCCCACTGCCGAGGTCGATCCGGAGGAGATTTCCGACGTCGACTCGACGACGGATCCGTTCTAA